The Panicum hallii strain FIL2 chromosome 9, PHallii_v3.1, whole genome shotgun sequence genome has a window encoding:
- the LOC112876902 gene encoding uncharacterized protein LOC112876902 yields the protein MYPQRRAAGGGRNGDGTDGSGGGNPDLAARWPGGAGIHLWKLLSHCAALLLDKKHHPPRRPPGGAGAGSRGGRRRQESKLREALVKALEEASEDGCLAKSRDEALFDGGDAAEDGSVGRSRSLARLQAQRDFLRATAVAADRAFQSPDALPVLVEALATFLAMYPKYASAADVDRLRADEYPHLDKVCLDYCGFGLFSYLQSCNPADSSAAFTLSEITANLSNHALYGTAEKAERDIKTRIMDYLNIPESEYCLVLTVSRGSAFRLLAECYPFGTNKRLLTMFDHESQSVNWMAQAARDKGAKAYSAWFKWPTLKICTTELRKLISTKKRRRKDSATGLFVFPVQSRVTGAKYSYQWMALAQQNHWHVLLDAGALGPKDMDSLGLSLFRPDFIIASFYRVFGADPTGFGCLLIKKSVMACLQSQSRDTGAGIVRIVPVFPQYLSDSVDGLDGALDWLEDDTNIPIEEGSASNSHHASQLPAFSGAYSSAQVREVIESEMDQDNSDRDGASTIYEESESASVGEVMKSPVFSEDDLSENSFWVDLGQSPLGSDHSEQSSKGKLGSPLSASWFSGRKNVKKASPKVPSKLARSPFHANHVISFDAAVRSVSLESGPAKVVPDEYHSHNGIKNFIPVSEIEEDKDAKRNKRFVKFSHANGPAEGSAAAFLGSCTTCENGSTLEICSESQAETRESAIRRETEGDFRLLGRREVHSGRFNGGRFFGVEVLESMGRKVSFTMDDSRLCRNSDAGETSGYAMADDGGDAYSDYDEPHDGRKEPEIICKHLDHVNMLGLRKTTLRLRYLINWLVTSLLQLRLPDSGDGKVVPLVYIYGPKIRYDRGAAVAFNIKDCNTGTSLINPEIVQKLAEKEGLSLGVGFLSHIRLTDNQKHDAVDVGLSSSSPAANGRREKKNSKNAIIGTEVVTASLGFLTNFEDVYRLWAFVAKFLDSSFLEEERLSCMPEDA from the coding sequence ATGTACccgcagcggcgggcggcgggcggcggccggaacGGCGACGGAACGGATGGATCGGGCGGAGGGAATCCTGATCTGGCGGCTCGGTGGCCCGGAGGCGCGGGCATTCATCTGTGGAAGCTGCTGTCCCACTGCGCCGCGCTGCTCCTGGACAAGAAGCACcacccgccgcggcggccgccgggtggggccggcgcggggtcccgtggcgggcggcgccggcaggAGAGCAAGCTGCGGGAGGCGCTGGTGAAGGCGCTGGAGGAGGCGTCAGAGGATGGGTGCCTCGCCAAGTCCCGCGACGAGGCGCTCTTCGATGGAGGGGACGCTGCGGAGGACGGGTCGGTGGGGCGGTCGCGGTCGCTGGCGAGGCTCCAGGCGCAGCGGGATTTCCTGCGCGCGACGGCGGTGGCCGCGGACCGCGCGTTCCAGTCGCCGGACGCGCTCCCCGTGCTGGTGGAGGCGCTCGCCACGTTCCTCGCCATGTACCCCAAGTACGCGTCCGCCGCGGACGTGGACCGCCTCCGCGCCGACGAGTACCCGCACCTGGACAAGGTATGCCTCGACTACTGCGGCTTCGGTCTCTTCTCCTACCTCCAGAGCTGCAACCCTGCCGACTCGTCCGCGGCGTTCACTCTCTCGGAGATCACCGCCAACCTCAGCAACCATGCGCTCTACGGCACCGCCGAGAAGGCCGAGCGCGACATCAAGACCCGCATTATGGATTACCTCAACATCCCCGAGTCCGAGTACTGCCTCGTCCTCACGGTCAGCCGTGGCTCGGCATTCCGGCTGCTCGCAGAGTGCTACCCCTTCGGCACCAACAAGCGGTTGCTCACCATGTTCGACCATGAGTCCCAGTCAGTGAATTGGATGGCGCAGGCCGCGCGGGACAAGGGAGCCAAGGCATACTCCGCCTGGTTTAAGTGGCCCACGCTCAAGATCTGCACCACCGAGCTCCGGAAGCTGATCTCCACCAAGAAGCGGCGGCGCAAGGACTCCGCAACTGGCCTTTTTGTGTTCCCTGTGCAATCCAGGGTGACGGGGGCAAAATATTCTTATCAGTGGATGGCATTGGCTCAGCAGAATCACTGGCATGTCCTGCTGGATGCTGGGGCTCTGGGGCCCAAGGACATGGACTCGCTGGGGCTGTCGCTGTTCCGGCCAGACTTCATCATAGCGTCATTTTATAGGGTGTTTGGGGCTGACCCAACTGGTTTTGGCTGCTTGCTGATCAAGAAGTCAGTAATGGCGTGCTTGCAGAGCCAGAGCAGGGATACAGGTGCGGGAATTGTGCGGATTGTGCCGGTCTTTCCGCAGTATCTTAGTGATTCAGTTGATGGGCTTGATGGTGCCCTGGATTGGCTGGAGGATGATACGAACATTCCAATTGAGGAGGGGTCAGCGTCGAACAGTCACCATGCATCCCAGTTGCCTGCATTCTCGGGCGCATATTCGTCAGCTCAGGTGAGGGAGGTGATTGAGAGTGAAATGGACCAGGACAATTCAGATAGGGATGGTGCCAGCACAATCTATgaagagagtgagagtgcttctgTTGGGGAGGTGATGAAGAGCCCTGTGTTCAGTGAGGATGACTTATCTGAGAACTCCTTCTGGGTTGATTTGGGCCAGAGTCCACTTGGTTCAGACCATTCAGAGCAATCAAGCAAGGGGAAATTGGGATCTCCATTGTCAGCATCCTGGTTTTCTGGTAGGAAGAATGTGAAGAAGGCCTCACCAAAGGTGCCATCGAAGCTGGCAAGGAGCCCTTTTCATGCCAACCATGTTATATCATTCGATGCAGCTGTGAGGTCGGTATCACTAGAGTCAGGGCCTGCGAAGGTGGTTCCAGATGAATATCATTCACATAATGGCATAAAGAATTTCATTCCTGTTAGTGAGATTGAAGAAGATAAGGATGCTAAAAGAAACAAGAGGTTCGTAAAGTTTTCTCACGCCAATGGTCCCGCTGAAGGCAGTGCAGCTGCTTTTTTGGGGAGTTGTACCACCTGTGAGAACGGCTCCACTTTGGAAATTTGCTCAGAAAGTCAGGCAGAAACCAGAGAGAGTGCAATCAGAAGGGAAACTGAAGGTGACTTTCGTCTACTGGGAAGGAGGGAAGTACACAGTGGGAGATTCAATGGTGGAAGATTCTTTGGAGTAGAAGTATTGGAAAGTATGGGTCGTAAGGTTTCATTCACTATGGATGATAGTAGGCTCTGTCGTAATTCGGATGCTGGAGAAACATCTGGGTATGCAATGGCAGATGATGGCGGCGATGCATACAGTGACTATGATGAACCTCATGATGGCAGGAAAGAGCCTGAAATTATCTGCAAGCATCTTGATCATGTGAACATGCTTGGACTTCGTAAGACCACACTTAGGTTGCGATATCTGATCAATTGGTTGGTGACCTCACTATTGCAGCTCCGGTTACCTGATTCGGGGGATGGCAAGGTGGTACCCCTTGTCTATATATATGGTCCGAAGATCAGATATGATCGAGGTGCAGCAGTTGCATTCAACATAAAGGACTGCAACACTGGAACCTCACTGATCAATCCCGAAATTGTACAGAAGCTAGCAGAAAAAGAAGGCCTCTCATTGGGTGTTGGGTTTCTAAGTCATATACGCCTCACGGACAACCAGAAACATGATGCGGTTGATGTGGGGCTTAGCTCTTCCTCACCAGCAGCAAACGGTCGCCGTGAAAAGAAAAATAGCAAAAATGCTATTATTGGGACAGAAGTGGTCACTGCTTCTCTTGGGTTCCTTACAAATTTTGAGGATGTCTACAGGTTATGGGCATTTGTTGCGAAATTTCTGGACTCGTCATTTCTTGAGGAAGAGAGGCTATCATGTATGCCTGAGGATGCATAA